Proteins from one Polynucleobacter wuianus genomic window:
- a CDS encoding YhdP family protein, with protein sequence MLQKIIPPRLKSVLAKRPPGFGAGWRNRALVLIGIALALFVIGHLGVRYVLWPQIEKSKSSVEKLISARVGVNVSIDDLRVSWTGIRPAFEMDGLRFSNPDQTKALLKIEKIYGQLSWKSFYHLAPYFHEIHLENAEIYVQRNSKGIITIAGIQIDSGTSDYSAENWLFSQDAIDVSKVSLNWDDQLNKKPLSTVEVLNLSLTNGIRSHQGSITATTPWTKGITEVKVDFVHHIGGQAGNWHDWIGTATWNLTDLDLNQISKDFKLGLNTLEGLLSSNGNLKIDNAKPDGGEFFVAVDNLVVQSSKSEEAIALGRLEANLLQDTDDGLIAISTKTFAWREMGSPKSTPLEKLSPMTFRWRPPGADGEIKEFGFSSPKISVEDVALFALNLPLSKKVHQWIKTSQAEGDLENLDIHWSESKSALSALNIPGGWFKSNKLDFTISAQLINLSFVGVNKLIPSVSNLSGFVTSNQKEGSFSLNSNDLGLEIYDLLEDPKIQLDRANGQITWAKQRGQWVINTKKLSLSNPEITTNLSLNYIIGNPKEADFMALDMDFQKANLKTAYRYLPVGMGKDVRVYLSKAFDSGVIQNGSLHIKGDPNQVPFPDKQQGEFSLNLPISNAAFSPVPTLPSSQGTWSTFSNVNGNIAMANSHFTVDIANANYKQVALNTFHAEIPNVSANQLTLSVNGKASGDAPQLLEYFYASPAGKKQSKLEQNLRVSGPVNINLGLKVPLSGSADTSFGLKLDLPGNKAEWADIPPFENLKGTIRITEANPEFEDVSANFLGGSIKITSADQSNHNQHFKIAGDIQANFVKDYFANNPRSALNPILNAMNGSIKYDGAISFNKFGSESNLRFDLKNWSLNAPAPAKKLAGSPMSAELNVKTFTNDKSSPNRASWSGKIGDLYAIQGVINRDDELRYSLGVGAMPTLPQQGFHLNLASNELNLDAWQDFLGNKKVARDQGSETNTGNVQITAQVKKLTAMDRYWQDFNISASNKKNIWDLRLISPQISGQLQYQEASKAHTSGLVSGRLIKLKLPDPIPEVATKTNTIAQKSLNPESIPSLDLTIEDFSWSRAQLGQLKIKTNTNDNVLKMDSIQANNPQGVTSINGQWRGNSKNAVDHTTLNINMDVKDAGQIIAHWSTQKSIEGGQGNVTANVEWDGSPYNPKYETLTGKASLNLEKGRLLEVNTSGAKILDVLSLQSLFRFATLDLKGSLGNIVTKGTPFNSITSNFDIGNGIAQTQQFNMNLDQARVAMSGQINIPKQTQDLRITIFPTIDATAGSLAAFAINPIVGLGALVGQYLLTSQINRSLQSDYLVQGSWEDPEVIPLNQQGQPIDSKTFDSIRSKELLKEQSKPNSSNTPSTSNPNTSGNIPKATN encoded by the coding sequence ATGCTGCAAAAGATCATTCCGCCTCGCCTCAAGAGCGTGTTAGCAAAACGTCCTCCAGGTTTTGGTGCTGGATGGCGTAATCGCGCACTGGTTCTGATCGGTATTGCATTAGCTCTTTTTGTGATTGGCCACCTTGGCGTTCGTTATGTTCTGTGGCCCCAAATTGAAAAATCCAAATCCTCAGTTGAAAAACTCATTAGCGCACGCGTTGGGGTCAATGTGTCTATTGATGATCTCAGGGTTTCTTGGACCGGAATACGGCCTGCCTTTGAAATGGATGGATTGCGCTTTAGCAATCCCGATCAAACAAAAGCATTGCTCAAGATAGAAAAAATTTATGGTCAACTGAGCTGGAAATCTTTTTACCACCTCGCGCCATATTTTCATGAGATCCATTTAGAAAATGCTGAAATTTATGTGCAACGGAATTCCAAGGGAATCATTACGATCGCCGGAATTCAGATTGATAGCGGCACGAGTGATTACTCGGCGGAGAATTGGCTATTTTCTCAAGACGCCATTGATGTTAGTAAGGTTAGTCTAAATTGGGATGACCAGCTCAATAAAAAACCACTGAGTACGGTTGAAGTTTTGAATTTATCTCTCACCAATGGCATACGAAGCCATCAAGGCTCAATTACTGCAACCACTCCATGGACCAAAGGCATTACTGAGGTCAAGGTTGATTTCGTACACCACATTGGTGGCCAAGCTGGGAATTGGCATGACTGGATTGGAACGGCAACCTGGAACCTAACAGACTTAGACCTAAACCAAATCTCCAAAGACTTTAAGCTGGGGCTAAATACCTTAGAAGGTTTATTAAGCTCCAATGGCAACTTAAAAATTGATAATGCGAAGCCTGATGGCGGAGAATTTTTTGTCGCAGTGGATAACCTTGTAGTGCAATCGTCAAAAAGTGAAGAAGCCATTGCACTTGGACGGCTTGAAGCGAATCTTCTTCAAGATACAGATGATGGCCTCATCGCAATATCGACTAAAACATTTGCCTGGCGCGAGATGGGTAGCCCAAAGTCTACGCCGCTTGAAAAACTCAGTCCAATGACATTTCGCTGGCGCCCGCCTGGCGCAGATGGAGAAATCAAAGAATTTGGATTCTCGTCTCCAAAGATTTCTGTTGAAGATGTTGCATTATTTGCATTAAATCTTCCGCTCTCCAAAAAAGTGCACCAATGGATTAAGACTTCACAGGCCGAAGGAGATCTTGAGAACTTAGATATTCATTGGTCAGAAAGTAAATCAGCGCTATCTGCGCTAAATATTCCTGGAGGTTGGTTCAAATCCAATAAATTGGATTTCACCATCAGCGCCCAGCTGATTAATCTGAGCTTTGTTGGCGTCAACAAATTAATACCCTCAGTATCCAATCTTTCTGGTTTTGTTACCAGCAACCAAAAGGAAGGTAGCTTTTCTCTAAACTCCAATGATCTTGGGCTGGAGATTTATGACCTACTGGAAGATCCAAAGATTCAATTGGATCGCGCAAACGGCCAAATCACTTGGGCCAAACAAAGGGGTCAATGGGTCATCAATACCAAGAAACTCTCTCTAAGTAACCCAGAAATTACCACTAACCTCAGCTTGAACTACATCATTGGCAATCCGAAGGAAGCTGACTTCATGGCTTTAGATATGGACTTTCAAAAAGCCAATCTCAAAACTGCCTATCGTTACCTGCCCGTTGGAATGGGTAAAGATGTGAGGGTATATTTAAGTAAAGCATTCGACTCGGGCGTTATTCAAAATGGCAGTCTGCACATTAAAGGCGACCCCAACCAAGTCCCATTTCCAGATAAACAACAGGGAGAATTCAGTCTAAACCTTCCTATATCAAACGCAGCCTTTAGTCCCGTTCCAACGCTTCCAAGTAGTCAAGGCACCTGGTCGACCTTTAGCAATGTCAATGGCAACATTGCAATGGCAAATTCTCATTTCACAGTAGACATTGCTAATGCAAATTACAAACAAGTTGCACTCAATACATTCCACGCAGAAATCCCTAACGTTAGCGCAAATCAATTAACACTTAGCGTAAATGGCAAAGCAAGTGGTGATGCGCCGCAGTTGCTTGAGTATTTTTATGCCTCGCCCGCTGGAAAAAAACAAAGCAAGCTTGAGCAAAATCTTCGCGTCAGTGGGCCGGTCAATATAAACCTCGGCCTTAAGGTTCCACTCTCTGGCTCTGCTGATACTAGTTTTGGTTTGAAACTCGACCTGCCTGGCAATAAAGCAGAATGGGCTGACATACCCCCTTTTGAAAATCTTAAAGGCACTATTCGCATTACTGAAGCCAACCCGGAGTTTGAGGATGTTTCTGCAAACTTCTTGGGCGGCTCTATCAAAATCACCAGTGCAGATCAGAGTAACCATAATCAACACTTCAAGATCGCTGGTGACATACAAGCAAATTTTGTAAAAGATTATTTTGCAAATAACCCTCGCTCAGCATTAAATCCAATATTGAATGCCATGAATGGTTCCATCAAATACGATGGGGCTATCAGCTTCAATAAATTTGGTAGCGAATCTAACCTACGTTTTGATCTGAAAAATTGGTCGCTAAATGCACCTGCACCCGCTAAAAAATTAGCAGGTTCGCCAATGAGTGCTGAACTCAATGTGAAGACTTTCACCAACGATAAGTCCAGCCCGAATCGTGCGAGCTGGTCCGGAAAAATTGGTGACCTCTATGCCATACAAGGCGTCATTAACCGTGATGATGAATTGCGCTATAGCCTCGGAGTGGGCGCGATGCCCACCCTACCGCAGCAAGGCTTTCACTTGAACCTAGCTAGCAATGAATTGAATCTCGATGCCTGGCAAGATTTCTTAGGCAATAAGAAGGTTGCTCGGGATCAAGGATCTGAGACAAATACGGGCAATGTTCAAATAACAGCCCAAGTTAAGAAACTCACTGCGATGGATCGCTATTGGCAGGATTTCAACATATCAGCTAGCAACAAAAAGAATATATGGGACTTACGACTCATATCACCCCAGATTTCTGGGCAGCTTCAATATCAAGAAGCTAGCAAGGCACATACCAGCGGCCTTGTATCTGGACGCCTAATAAAGCTAAAGCTTCCCGACCCCATCCCGGAGGTCGCCACTAAGACGAATACCATCGCCCAGAAATCACTTAACCCCGAATCAATCCCGAGCTTAGATCTCACGATTGAAGATTTTTCTTGGTCAAGAGCTCAGCTCGGTCAGCTGAAGATTAAGACAAATACAAATGACAACGTATTAAAAATGGATTCAATCCAAGCCAATAACCCGCAGGGAGTCACATCAATTAACGGCCAGTGGCGTGGAAACTCAAAAAATGCTGTGGATCACACCACCCTCAACATCAATATGGATGTGAAAGATGCCGGCCAAATTATTGCTCACTGGTCTACTCAAAAATCCATCGAAGGTGGTCAAGGCAATGTCACCGCCAATGTGGAATGGGATGGTTCTCCTTATAACCCCAAATATGAAACACTCACAGGCAAGGCGAGCTTGAATCTTGAAAAAGGTCGACTGCTTGAGGTCAATACCAGTGGCGCCAAAATTCTGGATGTTCTAAGCCTACAAAGTTTATTTAGATTCGCAACGCTAGATCTCAAAGGCAGTCTTGGCAACATTGTTACTAAGGGAACGCCCTTCAACTCTATTACCAGTAATTTTGATATTGGCAATGGCATTGCGCAAACCCAGCAATTTAATATGAATTTAGATCAAGCGCGTGTTGCCATGAGCGGTCAAATTAATATTCCAAAACAAACCCAAGACTTACGCATCACCATCTTCCCAACCATTGATGCCACTGCTGGATCTCTAGCTGCTTTTGCCATCAACCCCATTGTCGGCTTAGGGGCCTTAGTTGGGCAGTACTTGCTCACCAGTCAAATCAATCGCAGCTTACAGTCAGATTACTTGGTACAAGGATCTTGGGAAGATCCCGAAGTGATTCCTTTGAACCAACAAGGCCAACCTATTGACTCGAAGACCTTCGATAGCATTCGCAGCAAAGAGTTGCTCAAAGAACAAAGTAAACCTAACTCAAGCAATACGCCAAGCACAAGCAATCCAAATACTTCTGGAAACATCCCTAAAGCGACTAACTAG
- a CDS encoding carbon-nitrogen hydrolase family protein, producing MSTLTNTTELQIASVQMVSTPDLQENLNTAGRLIRAATRAGAKLVVLPEYFCLMGLKDTDKVRARESLGHGPIQEQLASFAKENQIFLVAGTIPLEAKDLGKVLNTMLTFNPTGQRIGRYDKIHLFGYQTQTERYQESETIEAGNSPGVLTISHNNHDWTFGLSICYDLRFPELYRAMGAVDCHIIPAAFTYTTGKAHWEILLRARAIENQSYVLASAQGGTHLNQRRTWGHSMLVDPWGSVLADLPEGEGFISGTLCKEKLNEVRSQLPALAHRKL from the coding sequence ATGAGCACACTAACAAATACAACTGAACTACAAATCGCTTCTGTACAAATGGTCTCTACTCCTGATCTACAGGAAAACCTAAATACCGCAGGTAGACTTATTCGTGCAGCCACACGCGCTGGAGCCAAGCTTGTAGTGTTACCGGAATACTTTTGCTTAATGGGCCTGAAAGATACTGACAAAGTGCGGGCTCGGGAGAGTCTTGGTCACGGCCCAATTCAAGAGCAACTAGCGAGTTTTGCTAAAGAAAATCAAATATTTTTAGTAGCAGGAACGATTCCACTAGAAGCAAAAGATCTTGGCAAAGTACTAAATACCATGCTGACTTTTAATCCGACTGGACAGCGAATTGGACGTTACGACAAAATTCATCTTTTCGGCTATCAAACTCAGACCGAGCGTTACCAAGAATCTGAAACGATTGAGGCGGGTAATTCGCCGGGGGTCCTCACAATTTCTCACAACAATCATGACTGGACTTTTGGGCTGAGCATCTGCTATGACTTGAGATTTCCAGAACTTTACCGAGCAATGGGTGCCGTAGATTGCCACATCATTCCTGCTGCCTTTACATACACAACCGGCAAAGCACATTGGGAAATTCTTTTACGTGCTCGCGCTATCGAAAATCAAAGCTACGTCTTGGCCTCAGCACAAGGTGGAACGCACCTGAATCAAAGGCGCACTTGGGGGCATAGCATGCTAGTTGACCCATGGGGTAGTGTATTGGCTGACCTACCTGAAGGAGAGGGCTTTATTTCTGGTACTTTATGCAAAGAAAAATTAAACGAGGTACGCTCTCAGTTACCAGCACTTGCACATCGCAAGCTTTAA
- the tldD gene encoding metalloprotease TldD, protein MNAPEALFPANWTKAKKQADLIKLAKSILLEPTGLTEQDLHRTFGNMFSHRLDDADLYFQHTRSESWSLEEGIVKSGSFNIDQGVGVRAIYGDKTAFAYSDEINLDALSKAAKATRVIGPEGGKQAVASKLFNPVSNKLYSDLNPLESLQPKEKIALLESIERRAKARDPRIIQVMASLAGEFDVVLVARADGLLAADIRPLVRVSVHVIAEQNGRRESGSSGGGARHDYRYFDTELINRYVDEAVDGALVNLESRPAPAGPMTVVMGPGWPGVLLHEAVGHGLEGDFNRKGSSAFAGCIGQRVAAKGVTVVDDGTLSGRRGSLNIDDEGTPTQCTTLIEDGILKGYIQDSLNARLMNMPLTGNGRRESFASLPMPRMTNTYMLAGKDDPQEIVASIKRGLYAVNFGGGQVDITSGKFVFSASEAYWVENGKIQYPVKGATIIGSGPESLKQVSMIGNDLKLDGGVGVCGKEGQSVPVGVGQPTLRIDSLTVGGTA, encoded by the coding sequence ATGAACGCACCAGAAGCACTATTTCCAGCAAATTGGACAAAAGCCAAAAAGCAGGCAGACCTCATTAAATTAGCCAAATCTATTTTGTTAGAACCGACCGGCCTAACAGAGCAAGATCTTCATCGTACATTTGGGAATATGTTTTCTCATCGTTTGGATGATGCAGACCTCTATTTTCAACATACACGTAGTGAAAGCTGGAGTCTTGAAGAAGGCATCGTTAAATCTGGTAGCTTCAATATTGATCAAGGTGTTGGTGTTCGCGCCATCTACGGCGATAAAACTGCTTTTGCCTATTCGGATGAAATTAACCTAGACGCTTTGAGTAAAGCTGCTAAAGCCACGCGCGTCATTGGTCCTGAAGGCGGCAAACAGGCTGTGGCAAGCAAATTATTTAATCCTGTTTCAAACAAACTTTATTCCGATCTCAACCCCTTAGAATCATTACAACCCAAAGAAAAAATTGCCTTACTGGAAAGCATCGAACGTCGCGCAAAAGCCCGTGATCCACGCATCATTCAGGTAATGGCAAGTTTGGCCGGTGAGTTTGACGTTGTTCTTGTGGCTAGAGCAGATGGATTACTAGCAGCAGATATTCGACCACTGGTTCGAGTGTCTGTGCATGTGATTGCAGAACAAAACGGTCGTCGCGAATCTGGCTCCTCGGGTGGCGGCGCACGCCATGACTATCGTTACTTTGATACTGAATTGATTAATCGCTACGTTGATGAAGCCGTTGATGGCGCGCTCGTTAATCTTGAATCACGCCCTGCACCTGCAGGTCCAATGACGGTAGTGATGGGTCCTGGTTGGCCAGGAGTCCTCTTACATGAAGCTGTGGGCCATGGCCTAGAGGGTGACTTCAATCGCAAAGGTTCTTCTGCCTTTGCTGGATGCATCGGCCAACGTGTTGCTGCCAAAGGGGTTACCGTAGTTGATGATGGAACATTATCTGGACGCAGGGGCTCACTCAACATTGATGACGAAGGCACCCCGACTCAATGCACTACCCTCATTGAAGATGGGATCCTGAAGGGCTATATTCAAGACAGCTTGAATGCTCGACTCATGAATATGCCTCTTACTGGCAATGGTCGCCGCGAAAGTTTTGCATCTCTGCCAATGCCACGCATGACCAATACTTATATGCTGGCTGGCAAGGATGACCCTCAAGAAATTGTAGCGAGTATCAAACGAGGTCTCTATGCAGTCAACTTTGGCGGCGGTCAAGTGGACATCACTAGCGGAAAATTTGTATTCTCCGCTTCAGAAGCTTACTGGGTTGAAAACGGAAAAATCCAATATCCCGTCAAAGGCGCCACCATCATCGGCAGTGGCCCTGAGTCCCTAAAACAGGTTTCCATGATTGGCAATGACCTCAAATTAGATGGCGGGGTCGGGGTTTGTGGCAAAGAAGGTCAAAGCGTACCGGTCGGGGTTGGACAGCCCACTTTAAGGATCGACAGCCTCACTGTTGGCGGCACCGCCTGA
- a CDS encoding 3-deoxy-7-phosphoheptulonate synthase, whose protein sequence is MSQQNTNPANWYSAVDKTSDTDDQRIDNISVLPPPEHLIRFFPISGTPTEALISKTRKKIRDIIHGKDDRLLVIIGPCSIHDPRAALEYCQRLLAERDRFAGELEIVMRVYFEKPRTTVGWKGLINDPYLDESYRIEEGLRLARQVLMEINRLGMPAGSEFLDVISPQYIADLISWGAIGARTTESQVHRELASGLSAPIGFKNGTDGNIKIATDAIQAAGRPHHFLSVHKNGQVSVVETKGNKDCHVILRGGKEPNYEAKFVEAACSELEAGKLRGSLMVDLSHANSSKKHERQIVVADDIAKQIESGSHQIFGVMVESHLNDGAQKFTPGKDDPSKLEYGKSITDACINWDDSVKVLERLANAVKKRRSKKK, encoded by the coding sequence ATGAGCCAACAAAATACGAATCCCGCTAATTGGTACTCCGCCGTTGATAAAACGTCGGATACCGACGATCAACGCATTGACAACATCTCCGTTCTGCCGCCGCCAGAACATTTAATTCGCTTCTTTCCGATTTCTGGAACTCCAACGGAAGCGTTGATCAGCAAAACCCGTAAAAAAATCCGCGACATTATTCACGGCAAAGATGATCGTTTGCTTGTCATTATTGGACCATGCTCGATTCATGATCCAAGAGCAGCATTGGAATATTGTCAAAGACTCTTAGCCGAGCGTGATCGCTTTGCTGGTGAATTAGAGATTGTGATGCGTGTGTATTTCGAAAAACCACGCACTACAGTTGGCTGGAAAGGTTTGATTAATGACCCTTACCTCGACGAGTCTTATCGTATCGAAGAAGGTTTGCGTCTTGCTCGCCAAGTCTTAATGGAAATTAACCGCCTCGGCATGCCAGCGGGCAGCGAATTCTTAGATGTCATTTCTCCGCAATACATTGCCGACCTGATTTCTTGGGGTGCAATTGGCGCACGCACAACCGAAAGCCAAGTACACCGTGAACTTGCTTCAGGTTTATCTGCGCCAATCGGATTTAAGAATGGCACTGATGGCAATATCAAAATTGCTACCGATGCAATTCAAGCAGCAGGGCGTCCTCACCACTTTTTATCCGTTCATAAAAACGGCCAAGTATCTGTTGTGGAAACTAAAGGCAATAAGGATTGTCACGTTATTTTGCGCGGAGGCAAAGAGCCTAACTATGAGGCCAAATTTGTCGAGGCTGCATGCTCAGAGCTAGAAGCTGGCAAGCTTCGCGGCAGTTTGATGGTTGATCTCTCACACGCCAATTCAAGCAAAAAACATGAACGTCAAATCGTTGTAGCCGATGACATTGCTAAGCAAATTGAATCTGGTTCACATCAAATTTTTGGCGTTATGGTGGAAAGTCACCTCAATGATGGTGCTCAGAAATTTACACCTGGAAAAGATGATCCTAGCAAGCTTGAGTACGGCAAGAGCATTACTGATGCTTGCATTAATTGGGATGATTCAGTTAAGGTGCTTGAGCGTCTTGCAAATGCAGTCAAAAAACGGAGAAGCAAGAAGAAGTAA
- a CDS encoding cob(I)yrinic acid a,c-diamide adenosyltransferase: MGNRLSKIATRTGDAGMTGLGDGSRVEKDHLRICAMGDVDELNSEIGALMTEAIPESIANELKTLFLQIQHDLFDLGGELCIPNYKLLNPDHVAQLDVWLEKYNKQLPPLTEFILPGGTRAAAQAHVCRTVCRRAERSIVRLGWEEPLYDSPRQYVNRLSDLLFVIARILNRAAGETDVLWKHEKKETK; encoded by the coding sequence ATGGGAAATCGACTATCAAAAATCGCCACCAGAACTGGTGATGCTGGCATGACTGGCCTTGGAGACGGAAGTCGCGTTGAGAAGGATCATTTGCGTATTTGTGCCATGGGTGATGTCGATGAGCTCAACTCAGAAATCGGTGCTTTGATGACTGAAGCGATCCCAGAAAGTATTGCTAACGAGTTAAAAACCCTCTTTTTGCAGATCCAGCACGATTTATTTGATTTGGGTGGTGAGCTCTGCATTCCGAATTACAAATTGCTCAATCCAGATCATGTAGCTCAATTGGATGTTTGGTTGGAGAAGTACAACAAGCAACTTCCTCCGCTAACTGAATTTATTTTGCCAGGTGGTACGCGTGCTGCTGCTCAAGCACACGTTTGTCGCACCGTTTGCAGAAGAGCAGAGCGTTCGATTGTGCGCTTAGGCTGGGAAGAGCCTTTGTATGATTCACCGCGTCAATACGTCAATCGTTTGTCCGACTTACTGTTTGTTATTGCGCGCATTCTGAATCGTGCAGCGGGTGAAACAGATGTGTTGTGGAAGCACGAAAAAAAAGAGACTAAATAA